In Amycolatopsis jiangsuensis, the following proteins share a genomic window:
- a CDS encoding S8 family serine peptidase: MAARRFLSRRLGLPGRAGVAVVAAGLGVLSPFAAAPAAAQTADTPAGSWATPPPINGYDGLPVDTHAPDKPYEQKTKCVERSLGENIEINFRPWGQDYLQLEKAQEIVRAAKNSVGGGQRVAVVDTGVTPHPWLQNRVESGGDYVGPTTNGQPPGLQDCDGHGTEVAGVIAGNPQDPKVGFIGVAPDANIVSYRQLSENYGPKDEKSSAPPAGGTGSPPGGDTGGNELPPSNGGGEPGGTGPQQGNNEGDSRQIEKGDTAGTLGSLAQIIRGIADRGGIGVINMSLDHCRTAPPADIQDSERQVQAAVKYAADKNVVVVAAAGNVSDSCPQNDQADPNKPKSIVTPPWFANDVLSVGAIDQNGSVANFSVHGPWVGVAAPGTEIVSLDPAEGSTGLANRVISNGNQASPIQGTSFAAPYVAGLAALVRQMFPNLGAREVIKRIEATAQHPAAPGGHDDYVGYGVIDPVAALTANLPNDVGNLAPPKPMVQAANLPPGDGLSSTPMIVALAGTGGGLAALVITLFVMHTIRRNRPSSSTPSAPRR; the protein is encoded by the coding sequence ATGGCTGCCCGACGTTTCCTCTCCCGCCGGCTCGGTCTTCCCGGCCGGGCCGGGGTCGCCGTGGTCGCGGCCGGGCTCGGGGTGCTGTCCCCGTTCGCGGCCGCGCCCGCGGCCGCGCAGACCGCCGACACCCCGGCGGGTTCCTGGGCCACCCCGCCGCCGATCAACGGCTACGACGGCCTGCCGGTCGACACCCACGCGCCGGACAAGCCGTACGAGCAGAAGACCAAGTGTGTGGAGCGGAGCCTCGGCGAGAACATCGAGATCAACTTCCGCCCGTGGGGGCAGGACTACCTGCAGCTGGAGAAGGCGCAGGAGATCGTCCGCGCGGCGAAGAACAGCGTGGGCGGTGGCCAGCGCGTCGCCGTGGTGGACACCGGAGTGACACCGCATCCGTGGCTGCAGAACCGGGTGGAAAGCGGCGGCGACTACGTGGGTCCCACAACCAACGGCCAGCCGCCGGGGCTGCAGGACTGCGACGGGCACGGCACCGAGGTCGCGGGCGTCATCGCGGGTAACCCACAGGACCCCAAGGTCGGCTTCATCGGAGTGGCCCCGGACGCGAACATCGTGTCCTACCGGCAGCTGAGCGAGAACTACGGACCCAAGGACGAGAAGTCCTCGGCACCACCGGCGGGCGGCACCGGCTCCCCGCCGGGCGGGGACACCGGCGGCAACGAGCTGCCACCGTCCAACGGCGGCGGTGAACCCGGCGGCACCGGACCGCAGCAGGGCAACAACGAGGGCGACAGCCGGCAGATCGAGAAGGGCGACACGGCGGGCACGCTGGGCTCGCTCGCGCAGATCATCCGCGGGATCGCGGACCGGGGTGGTATCGGCGTCATCAACATGTCGCTCGACCACTGCCGCACCGCCCCGCCCGCGGACATCCAGGACAGCGAACGCCAGGTCCAGGCCGCGGTGAAGTACGCGGCGGACAAGAACGTCGTGGTCGTCGCCGCGGCGGGCAACGTGTCCGACAGCTGCCCGCAGAACGACCAGGCGGACCCGAACAAGCCGAAGTCGATCGTCACTCCGCCGTGGTTCGCCAATGACGTGCTCTCGGTCGGCGCGATCGACCAGAACGGCAGCGTCGCGAACTTCAGCGTGCACGGCCCGTGGGTCGGCGTCGCCGCGCCGGGTACGGAGATCGTGTCGCTGGATCCGGCAGAGGGCTCGACCGGCCTCGCGAACCGCGTCATCTCCAACGGCAACCAGGCCTCCCCGATCCAGGGCACGAGCTTCGCCGCCCCGTACGTGGCCGGGCTCGCCGCCCTCGTGCGGCAGATGTTCCCGAATCTCGGAGCCCGTGAGGTCATCAAGCGGATCGAGGCGACGGCGCAGCACCCGGCGGCTCCCGGCGGCCACGACGACTACGTGGGCTACGGCGTGATCGACCCGGTGGCCGCGCTCACCGCGAACCTGCCGAACGACGTCGGCAACCTCGCCCCGCCGAAGCCGATGGTGCAGGCGGCGAACCTGCCGCCGGGCGACGGTCTCAGCTCCACGCCGATGATCGTCGCGCTCGCCGGCACCGGCGGCGGGCTGGCCGCGCTGGTGATCACCCTGTTCGTGATGCACACGATCCGGCGCAACCGGCCCTCGTCCTCCACACCGTCCGCACCGCGGCGCTGA
- a CDS encoding WXG100 family type VII secretion target: protein MSEPSLAFVSELARDLGTADPVEAYYRPLTGQWEELTEEAGRLRAAAGTAARVSADLAEDLGRLDALWTGPDADAFVGYLGEIRSASEGAEDALEALAGALEELAGSVRRIVDATEEVIVDAADVLSESAMLPVGGANRARAQLRETGQSLQSLHSSAQDVLQEFGRLCDGVDAPPGQQQSIELRHHYPAEQFRLQATGTAFALPDANASASADSGTPSSDDSVTPSAVEQGKETAADPRAEPGQAAVPPAEPVAPPAPAQAESHGSGMPMMPMMGGFGGLGGGGGGDRPRKGRERFPAKPSEIFGEPDPVTPPVLGEDPAPEKARKRGKPRN from the coding sequence GTGAGCGAGCCGTCGCTGGCGTTCGTGTCCGAACTCGCCCGGGACCTCGGGACGGCCGATCCGGTCGAGGCCTACTACCGGCCGTTGACCGGACAGTGGGAGGAGCTGACCGAGGAGGCCGGCCGGTTGCGTGCCGCGGCGGGCACGGCCGCCCGGGTCTCCGCGGACCTCGCGGAGGACCTCGGCAGGCTCGACGCACTGTGGACCGGACCGGACGCGGACGCGTTCGTCGGCTACCTCGGCGAGATCCGGTCGGCGAGCGAAGGCGCCGAGGACGCGCTCGAGGCGCTGGCCGGTGCGCTCGAGGAGCTGGCCGGATCGGTTCGCCGGATCGTGGACGCGACCGAAGAGGTCATCGTGGACGCGGCGGACGTGTTGTCGGAATCGGCGATGCTGCCGGTCGGCGGGGCGAATCGCGCCCGCGCGCAGCTGCGCGAGACCGGGCAGTCGCTGCAGTCCCTGCACTCCAGCGCCCAGGACGTGCTGCAGGAGTTCGGCCGGCTCTGCGACGGCGTCGACGCACCGCCCGGACAGCAGCAGAGCATCGAGCTGCGGCACCACTACCCGGCCGAGCAGTTCCGGCTGCAGGCCACGGGAACCGCCTTCGCCCTGCCCGACGCGAACGCCTCCGCGAGCGCCGACTCGGGCACGCCGTCTTCCGACGACTCCGTCACGCCGTCCGCGGTGGAACAGGGCAAGGAGACCGCCGCTGATCCGCGGGCGGAGCCGGGTCAGGCGGCGGTGCCGCCGGCCGAACCGGTCGCACCGCCGGCGCCCGCGCAGGCGGAGAGCCACGGCAGCGGCATGCCGATGATGCCGATGATGGGTGGTTTCGGCGGCCTCGGTGGCGGGGGTGGGGGCGACCGGCCCCGGAAGGGCCGTGAACGGTTCCCGGCCAAGCCTTCGGAGATCTTCGGTGAGCCGGATCCCGTCACGCCACCGGTGCTGGGGGAGGACCCGGCCCCGGAGAAGGCACGTAAGCGTGGGAAACCCCGCAACTGA
- the eccD gene encoding type VII secretion integral membrane protein EccD produces the protein MATGTTVFSRVTVVAPTTRIDVALPADVAVADLLPMLLEMAKEVTPDGGARHGGWALAKLGDAPLDPSRTLASLGVVDGELLQLRKRNENPPPPLYDDVVDAIAESDPDTFRPWTKETAQRFGHVAGGLALFAAALALFFSGSFYGGSAIGAAVAGGLGAIACVAVGATLAKGYQAESTGVLIAAAGGLPLAFVSGFHIVPGLSLRANLLLGAVLVLIVAAVCILVVGAGIRVFIAAATAGAFGAVAFLVATLVTNADAPEVAAGVVAVALACISLLPRTTIWLAKLPLPHVPSTAEELKEDSGFPDYQAIEQRTAVAHDYMTGLMIGCGATAALSAVIAATAPNVFGPILGIVATLVLLLRARAYANGAQAIALLTTGMIAAAGILLGWLFSATAEHRLMYVFGVLVLVAAGALVVGVIFPNQRFSPPLRRTVEIIEAICIAVVLPLALGVMDLYMTLRHLNLK, from the coding sequence GTGGCAACGGGCACGACGGTATTCAGCAGGGTCACGGTGGTGGCGCCGACGACACGCATCGACGTCGCGCTTCCGGCCGACGTCGCGGTCGCCGACCTGCTGCCGATGCTCCTGGAGATGGCCAAGGAGGTCACTCCGGACGGAGGAGCACGACACGGCGGGTGGGCGCTGGCCAAACTCGGCGACGCACCGCTGGACCCGAGCCGCACGCTGGCCTCGCTCGGGGTCGTCGACGGCGAGCTGCTGCAGCTGCGCAAACGCAACGAGAACCCGCCGCCGCCGCTCTACGACGACGTCGTGGACGCGATCGCGGAGTCCGATCCGGACACCTTCCGGCCGTGGACCAAGGAGACCGCCCAGCGGTTCGGGCACGTGGCCGGCGGGCTGGCCCTGTTCGCCGCGGCACTCGCGCTCTTCTTCAGCGGATCGTTCTACGGCGGGTCCGCGATCGGCGCGGCCGTCGCCGGCGGCCTCGGCGCGATCGCCTGCGTCGCGGTGGGCGCCACGCTGGCCAAGGGGTACCAGGCGGAATCCACCGGAGTGCTGATCGCCGCCGCGGGCGGCCTGCCGCTGGCCTTCGTGAGCGGCTTCCACATCGTGCCCGGTCTGTCCCTGCGGGCGAACCTGCTGCTCGGCGCGGTACTCGTGCTGATCGTCGCGGCGGTCTGCATTCTGGTCGTCGGCGCGGGCATCCGGGTCTTCATCGCCGCGGCCACGGCGGGTGCGTTCGGCGCGGTCGCCTTCCTGGTGGCCACGCTGGTCACCAACGCGGACGCGCCGGAGGTCGCGGCCGGGGTGGTCGCGGTGGCACTGGCCTGCATCTCGCTGCTTCCGCGCACCACGATCTGGCTGGCCAAGCTGCCGCTGCCGCACGTGCCGAGCACCGCGGAGGAGCTCAAGGAGGACTCCGGCTTCCCGGACTACCAGGCGATCGAGCAGCGCACCGCGGTCGCGCACGATTACATGACCGGCCTGATGATCGGCTGCGGCGCCACCGCGGCGCTGTCCGCGGTCATCGCGGCCACCGCGCCCAACGTCTTCGGCCCCATCCTCGGCATCGTCGCCACCCTGGTGCTGCTGCTGCGGGCCCGCGCATACGCCAACGGCGCGCAGGCCATCGCGCTGCTCACCACCGGCATGATCGCCGCGGCCGGCATCCTGCTGGGCTGGCTCTTCTCGGCCACGGCCGAGCACCGGCTGATGTACGTCTTCGGCGTGCTGGTCCTGGTGGCCGCGGGTGCGCTGGTGGTCGGCGTGATCTTCCCGAACCAGCGGTTCTCGCCCCCGTTGCGGCGCACCGTGGAGATCATCGAGGCGATCTGTATCGCGGTGGTGCTGCCGCTGGCACTCGGTGTGATGGACCTCTACATGACGCTGCGCCACCTCAACCTCAAGTGA